One Triticum dicoccoides isolate Atlit2015 ecotype Zavitan chromosome 5B, WEW_v2.0, whole genome shotgun sequence genomic window carries:
- the LOC119306982 gene encoding GTP-binding protein BRASSINAZOLE INSENSITIVE PALE GREEN 2, chloroplastic-like codes for MAKPMPLPTPAAAAAAAAAARLPVGLLLHTTPPLRLRLRVPSFLSPPPQSRGLSSPLRAAAAAVSTTTTGRRAARPPNPGQVISEGRDEDARRAVCPGCGVFMQDDDPDLPGFFTSPSRRPPQNELGEEESDSPEVFVGDEEDADDDGLPSESDLAAELDGLDTGFLESLKEEEDEEDEDEEEDGGGEAEAGMDAGSGWDSGWDEGMEEDEEEKWSKELDGFTPPGVGYGSITEETLERMRKEKLSKAERKRRVREAKQAEAREDSAVVCARCHSLRNYGHVKNDRADNLIPDFDFDRFISLRLMKRSAGTPVIVMVVDCADFDGSFPKRAAKSLFRALEGRGNSKLSETPRLVLVGTKVDLLPWEQMGVRLEKWVRGRAKAFGAPKLDAVYLVSVHKDLSVRNLISYVKDLAGPRSNVWVIGAQNAGKSTLINAFAKKQGVKITRLTEAAVPGTTLGILRMTGVLPAKAKMYDTPGLLHPYIMSMRLNTEERKMVEIRKELRPRTFRVKAGQSVHIGGLTRLDVLEASVQTIYVTVWASANISLHLGKTENAEELRDKHVGIRLQPPVGPERVAELGQWTERRIDVSGVSWDVNSTDIAVSGLGWYSLGLKGNATVAVHTFDGIDVTQRDAMILHRAKFLERPGFLLPISIANAIGEETRKKNERLNAQQQSDGEDDDDDLSDDESA; via the exons ATGGCTAAACCCATGCCGCTCCCGACCCCggccgccgcggcggcggcggcggcggcagcgcgcctccccgtcggcctcctcctccacaCAACCCCGcctctccgcctccgcctccgcgtcCCCTCCTTCCTCTCGCCACCACCCCAAAGCCGCGGCCTTTCCTCCCCCCTCcgggctgccgccgccgccgtatccaccaccaccaccggcaggCGCGCCGCCAGGCCGCCGAACCCGGGGCAGGTCATCAGCGAGGGCAGGGACGAGGACGCCCGCCGCGCCGTGTGCCCCGGGTGCGGGGTGTTCATGCAGGACGACGACCCCGACCTCCCCGGCTTCTTCACCAGCCCCTCCCGCCGGCCCCCGCAGAACGAATTGGGAGAAGAAGAATCCGATTCTCCGGAGGTGTTCGTCGGGGACGAGGAGGATGCGGACGACGATGGCTTGCCGTCGGAGTCCGATCTCGCCGCCGAACTGGACGGCCTGGACACCGGATTTCTCGAgtccctcaaagaagaagaagacgaagaagatgaggatgaggaggaggacggtGGCGGAGAGGCGGAGGCCGGCATGGACGCCGGGAGCGGCTGGGACTCGGGCTGGGACGAGGGGatggaagaggacgaggaggagaaatgGAGCAAAGAGCTGGACGGCTTCACGCCGCCGGGGGTCGGGTACGGGAGCATCACGGAGGAGACCCTGGAGAGGATGAGGAAGGAGAAGCTGTCCAAGGCGGAGCGGAAGAGGCGGGTGAGGGAGGCCAAGCAGGCCGAGGCGAGGGAGGACTCCGCCGTGGTGTGCGCCCGGTGCCACTCGCTGAGGAACTACGGGCACGTCAAGAATGACAGGGCTGACAACCTGATCCCGGACTTCGACTTCGACCGGTTCATTTCGTTGCGCCTGATGAAGCGGTCGGCCGGCACACCGGTCATCGTCATGGTGGTGGACTGCGCCGACTTCGACGGCTCCTTCCCCAAGAGGGCGGCCAAGTCGTTGTTCAGGGCGCTCGAGGGGAGGGGGAACTCCAAATTGAGCGAGACGCCGAGGCTCGTCCTTGTCGGCACCAAGGTGGATCTTCTGCCATGGGAGCAGATGGGGGTGAGGCTGGAGAAATGGGTGCGAGGCCGTGCTAAGGCCTTTGGAGCACCAAAGCTCGATGCTGTCTACTTGGTCAGTGTTCATAAGGATTTGTCGGTGAGGAACTTGATCTCATACGTCAAGGACCTAGCCGGGCCGCGTAGCAACGTGTGGGTGATCGGCGCGCAGAATGCTGGGAAATCTACGCTGATCAATGCGTTTGCAAAGAAGCAAGGTGTTAAAATCACAAGATTGACGGAAGCCGCAGTCCCGGGAACTACATTAGGCATATTAAGGATGACAGGAGTTTTGCCTGCAAAGGCTAAGATGTATGACACTCCTGGCTTGCTGCATCCGTATATTATGTCAATGAGGTTAAACACCGAGGAACGGAAGATGGTTGAAATCAGGAAGGAACTTCGGCCACGGACCTTCAGGGTGAAG GCTGGACAATCTGTCCACATTGGAGGGTTAACACGCCTGGATGTACTAGAAGCTTCAGTTCAAACCATCTATGTAACTGTTTGGGCATCTGCCAATATTTCCCTTCATCTTGGAAAGACTGAAAATGCCGAAGAACTGCGGGACAAGCATGTTGGCATCAGACTTCAG CCACCAGTTGGGCCAGAGCGAGTCGCCGAACTGGGCCAGTGGACAGAGAGGCGGATCGACGTGTCTGGGGTCAGCTGGGACGTGAACAGCACAGACATCGCGGTCTCCGGCCTAGGCTGGTACTCGCTGGGCCTGAAAGGCAACGCCACCGTCGCCGTGCACACTTTCGACGGCATCGACGTGACGCAGCGCGACGCGATGATCCTCCACCGTGCCAAGTTCCTCGAGAGGCCCGGGTTCTTGCTGCCCATCTCCATCGCGAACGCCATCGGCGAGGAGACCAGGAAGAAGAACGAGAGATTGAACGCCCAACAGCAGAGCGACGGCGAAGACGATGACGACGACCTTTCCGACGACGAAAGCGCCTAG
- the LOC119306984 gene encoding ubiquitin-conjugating enzyme 15, which translates to MTSSSTPSRKALSKIACNRLQKELAEWQVGPPAGFKYKVSDNLQRWVIEVGGAEGTLYAGETYQLQVDFPEHYPMEAPQVIFLNPAPMHPHIYSNGHICLDILYDSWSPAMTVSSVCISILSMLSSSPAKQRPADNDRYVRNCRNGRSPKETRWWFHDDKV; encoded by the exons ATGACGAGCTCCTCCACGCCGTCCCGCAAG GCGCTGAGCAAGATCGCCTGCAACCGGCTGCAGAAGGAGCTCGCCGAGTGGCAGGTCGGCCCGCCCGCCGGCTTCAAGTACAAGGTCTCCGACAACCTCCAGAG ATGGGTGATCGAGGTGGGCGGGGCGGAGGGCACGCTCTACGCCGGCGAGACGTACCAGCTGCAGGTCGACTTCCCCGAGCATTACCCCATGGAGGCACCTCAG GTCATTTTCCTCAACCCGGCGCCGATGCACCCGCACATTTACAGCAACGGGCACATCTGCTTAG ATATACTGTATGACTCGTGGTCGCCTGCGATGACTGTAAGTTCAGTCTGTATCAGCATCTTGTCGATGCTGTCTAGCTCGCCAGCAAAG CAACGCCCGGCGGACAATGATCGCTACGTTAGGAACTGCCGCAACGGGAGGTCGCCCAAGGAGACCCGATGGTGGTTTCACGACGACAAAGTATGA